A window of the Verrucomicrobiia bacterium genome harbors these coding sequences:
- a CDS encoding MFS transporter translates to MNPGGGVAPKRLGTVEWLICIIAAIGFAFDIYELLMLPLIVKPAIAALSAPLVQALVEGGMSPADAAALWAPGGPEYVRWARMLFFVPALAGGVFGLLGGYLTDRLGRRRVLTFSILLYAFAAFSAGFATSLPQLLFLRCLVFIGVCVEFVAAVAWLAELFPNPIQREKVLGYTQAFSSLGGLLVGAANVLAARLAMDLPAIHGNHEAWRYTLVSGVIPALPLIAIRPFLPESPVWARKKASGTLRRPSIAELFSPQLIRSTVVTTLVFAASYGIAFGAIQQLPQILGGPKGHAAMLATARAAQDEAVASAAAAGDPVPDARRLRQIGGNATDEAVARVTIWQEIGGLCGRFLLALLAVRILSRRALLRCFQLPALLFVPLLFWWISGALTRPDTLPAIKIGIFIAGLFTVSQFSFWGNYIPLVFPVHLRGTGESFAANIGGRVLGTAAAWLTLTFSKATPPDPVKIAITGALVAGGYALVGALLTRWLPEPSQHAEET, encoded by the coding sequence ATGAATCCAGGCGGAGGGGTGGCGCCGAAGCGGTTGGGGACCGTTGAGTGGTTGATCTGCATCATCGCTGCGATCGGGTTTGCCTTTGACATCTATGAGCTGCTGATGCTGCCGCTGATTGTGAAGCCGGCGATTGCGGCATTGAGCGCGCCGCTGGTGCAGGCCCTGGTGGAGGGAGGCATGTCACCGGCAGACGCGGCGGCACTGTGGGCGCCAGGCGGTCCGGAATACGTGCGGTGGGCGCGCATGCTGTTCTTCGTGCCGGCCCTGGCGGGAGGCGTCTTCGGACTGCTGGGAGGGTATCTGACGGACCGGCTCGGGCGCCGCCGCGTCCTGACGTTCAGCATCCTGCTCTATGCCTTCGCCGCGTTTTCAGCCGGCTTCGCCACGTCGCTTCCGCAACTCCTGTTCCTGCGCTGCCTGGTCTTCATTGGAGTCTGCGTGGAGTTTGTCGCGGCAGTGGCGTGGCTGGCCGAACTGTTCCCGAACCCGATTCAGCGGGAAAAGGTGCTGGGCTACACCCAGGCGTTCTCCTCGCTGGGAGGCCTGCTGGTCGGGGCCGCAAACGTGCTGGCGGCCCGGCTGGCCATGGACCTGCCGGCAATCCATGGTAACCACGAGGCTTGGCGCTACACCCTGGTCTCCGGGGTCATTCCGGCACTGCCGCTGATCGCGATCCGCCCCTTCCTGCCAGAATCCCCCGTTTGGGCCCGCAAGAAGGCCTCGGGCACGCTCCGACGCCCGTCCATCGCCGAACTGTTCAGTCCGCAACTGATCCGGTCCACCGTGGTCACCACCCTGGTGTTTGCCGCCAGTTACGGCATCGCCTTCGGCGCGATCCAGCAGTTGCCCCAGATCCTTGGGGGGCCCAAGGGACATGCGGCAATGCTCGCGACGGCCAGGGCGGCCCAGGACGAAGCGGTCGCATCGGCTGCTGCTGCCGGTGATCCGGTGCCTGACGCCCGACGCCTTCGGCAGATTGGCGGCAATGCCACGGACGAAGCGGTTGCCCGGGTGACCATCTGGCAGGAAATTGGAGGTCTCTGCGGGCGCTTCCTGCTCGCGTTGCTGGCCGTACGCATCCTGAGCCGGCGCGCCCTTCTGCGCTGTTTCCAGCTGCCCGCACTGCTGTTCGTCCCCCTGCTCTTCTGGTGGATCTCCGGCGCCCTGACCCGTCCCGACACCCTGCCGGCCATCAAGATCGGCATCTTCATCGCAGGGCTGTTCACTGTCTCGCAGTTCAGCTTTTGGGGGAACTACATCCCCCTCGTGTTTCCCGTTCACCTGCGCGGCACCGGGGAAAGTTTTGCTGCGAACATTGGCGGACGCGTCCTGGGCACTGCCGCCGCGTGGCTCACCCTCACTTTTTCCAAGGCCACCCCGCCCGACCCGGTCAAGATCGCGATCACCGGCGCCCTGGTGGCCGGGGGCTACGCACTGGTCGGCGCCCTGCTGACCCGCTGGCTGCCCGAACCATCACAGCACGCAGAGGAAACCTGA
- a CDS encoding KH domain-containing protein: MQAFIEYVVKRLVNHPDEVRVEVEDRAGVQAYRLHLAPGDAGKIIGRRGSTIQAIRSLLQVGAQKTGARCTLELADE, encoded by the coding sequence GTGCAGGCCTTCATCGAATACGTCGTGAAGCGCCTCGTGAACCACCCCGATGAGGTTCGCGTGGAGGTGGAGGACCGCGCCGGCGTGCAGGCCTACCGCCTGCACCTCGCCCCGGGCGACGCCGGGAAGATCATCGGCCGACGCGGATCCACCATCCAGGCAATCCGTTCCCTTCTGCAGGTGGGCGCCCAGAAGACGGGAGCCCGTTGCACGCTCGAACTGGCCGACGAGTAG
- the rpsP gene encoding 30S ribosomal protein S16 — MSVKIRLKRVGAKNNPIYRVVVADGRSPRDGKCIEEIGTYQPRQAGTNFNLKLDRVDYWLGVGALPSDTVASMIRKQRRSTPVAA; from the coding sequence ATGTCCGTCAAGATCCGTTTGAAGCGCGTCGGCGCGAAGAACAACCCCATTTACCGGGTGGTGGTGGCCGATGGTCGCAGCCCGCGCGATGGCAAGTGCATCGAGGAAATCGGCACCTACCAGCCGCGCCAGGCAGGGACCAATTTCAACCTCAAGCTCGACCGGGTGGACTACTGGCTTGGCGTCGGGGCCCTGCCCAGCGACACGGTCGCCAGCATGATCCGCAAGCAGCGCCGTTCCACGCCGGTGGCCGCCTGA
- a CDS encoding polysaccharide deacetylase family protein, giving the protein MLGRATGFEAQRSDGKFLEAPFASASDGSGRRWILTAWEGLHRVWENPPVPCIHADPRLDDLPPGVERSAWGGLWFYEGDDPSGARAARLASLREFVAEDSSRSRPLDAVPDKLVVLTFDDSVASHATEVAPRLRRHGFGATFFITEGFSFRTNKTDYMTWEQIAALHRDGFEIGNHTATHLPVTADTLGRLRQEVESIAARCEAHGIPRPVSFAYPGNAIHPGALPLLRDLGIQFARRGGQPEREYREGLGVLYDPAEDHPLLIPTAGDARPDWALKDLERAVSGAERGRIAVLQFHGVPDREHPWVHTPVERFEEYLEWLAANGYRCIALRDLGRFVDPLDAPADP; this is encoded by the coding sequence ATGCTGGGCAGGGCCACGGGATTCGAGGCGCAACGTTCGGATGGCAAATTCCTCGAGGCCCCGTTTGCCTCTGCAAGCGACGGATCGGGACGACGCTGGATCCTGACCGCCTGGGAGGGTTTGCATCGTGTCTGGGAGAATCCACCGGTGCCGTGCATCCACGCCGATCCCCGCCTCGACGACCTGCCTCCGGGCGTCGAACGGTCCGCCTGGGGTGGCCTTTGGTTTTACGAGGGCGATGACCCTTCCGGCGCCCGGGCGGCGCGGTTGGCCTCCCTGCGGGAGTTCGTGGCGGAGGACTCCTCCCGGTCCCGGCCGCTGGACGCCGTTCCCGACAAGCTCGTGGTGCTCACCTTTGACGACTCCGTGGCGTCCCACGCCACGGAGGTTGCACCCCGGCTCCGACGCCACGGGTTTGGGGCCACGTTCTTCATCACGGAGGGGTTCTCATTCCGGACAAACAAGACGGACTACATGACGTGGGAGCAGATTGCCGCGTTGCATCGGGACGGCTTTGAGATTGGCAACCACACGGCGACGCATCTTCCGGTGACGGCGGACACTCTCGGGCGGTTGCGCCAGGAAGTGGAGTCCATTGCCGCGCGGTGCGAGGCCCACGGCATCCCGAGACCGGTCAGTTTTGCCTACCCGGGAAACGCCATCCATCCGGGAGCCCTGCCGCTGCTGCGAGACCTGGGTATCCAGTTTGCCCGGCGTGGCGGGCAGCCGGAGCGGGAGTATCGGGAGGGACTTGGGGTGCTCTATGATCCGGCGGAAGACCACCCCTTGCTGATTCCCACGGCGGGTGACGCCCGACCCGACTGGGCGTTGAAGGATCTGGAACGAGCTGTTTCCGGGGCGGAGCGGGGGCGGATTGCCGTGCTTCAGTTTCACGGGGTGCCGGATCGGGAGCACCCGTGGGTCCACACTCCGGTGGAGCGGTTTGAGGAATATCTGGAATGGCTTGCTGCCAACGGCTATCGCTGCATCGCCCTGCGAGATTTGGGGCGCTTTGTGGATCCGTTGGATGCCCCTGCGGATCCCTAG
- a CDS encoding DEAD/DEAH box helicase has translation MSPQLFSDLKVSKETNKALDRLGLEEATPVQAALLAAVQRKRAAVVAAPAVSGRRMALALAAVEQVESGGREAGVLILTVTRDRALQLAATVRSLISGRKSPACGVLVAGQSAARQSAILESGPLILIGTPGRIRAAQQEGGAPATAAASAVLLDGADDLLDTGFEPEVRAVLAAGDRERPILAVTTFISREVEALAGEFCPDADRVVIGPPAEPLLPLTWYDVDASLRLTALSLLADRHQVQRGLVFTATAPIAEELAGRLLVAGYAAEAIVPGLTAAARERALKKFRAGDVLFLVGTESGFRGVETEGADVLVHHGWPADDGVLPERHTRLRAGGQAFALVSGRELIRARAYSRRGSPARMGRLPVLAEIPELRLQTSLSRIREALEVRNPAACRTIVDLLIADGFDPAVVAGAAIRLLGPPALPPQAVPAPLPVPAPAPATATAEPVARGEVSADVSADPAAYEGVPMDEGTDWSPGISDAPPGDGAGNGAGDGAGDGSGEVSPDEGYEYSGGAYSADQGYVITDNVSEDGVVYPPGANFGDEGGSDYGFSGGGGGGERRRGPRRERERGGRARGRGGEGGGAMSPGMKRLWLNVGRMDRIQPKDIVGCILGESGVPPVSVGRVQLFERHSLVDVSLSFESQILEALNRAVVRGRKLKAKIAAY, from the coding sequence ATGAGTCCACAATTGTTTTCAGATCTGAAGGTCTCCAAGGAGACGAACAAGGCCCTCGATCGGCTCGGCCTGGAGGAGGCCACTCCGGTCCAGGCGGCCCTGCTGGCGGCGGTGCAACGGAAACGTGCGGCGGTGGTCGCCGCGCCCGCAGTCTCCGGTCGCCGGATGGCACTCGCCCTGGCCGCAGTGGAACAGGTGGAATCGGGGGGCCGGGAGGCCGGGGTGCTGATCCTCACCGTCACCCGGGACCGGGCACTGCAGCTGGCCGCCACCGTGCGTTCCCTGATTTCGGGCCGCAAGAGCCCTGCGTGCGGGGTTCTTGTGGCCGGGCAGAGTGCCGCGCGGCAATCGGCGATTTTGGAGTCGGGTCCGCTCATCCTGATCGGCACCCCCGGGAGGATTCGCGCGGCCCAGCAGGAGGGCGGTGCCCCCGCGACGGCTGCGGCGTCGGCGGTGCTGCTTGATGGTGCGGACGACCTGCTGGATACCGGCTTCGAGCCGGAGGTGCGCGCCGTTCTTGCCGCGGGCGACCGCGAACGGCCCATCCTCGCGGTCACGACCTTCATTTCGCGGGAGGTCGAGGCTTTGGCCGGGGAGTTTTGTCCGGATGCCGACCGCGTGGTGATTGGGCCGCCCGCCGAGCCGCTGCTGCCCCTCACCTGGTATGACGTGGATGCGTCCCTCCGGTTGACCGCCCTGTCGCTGCTGGCCGATCGTCACCAAGTCCAGCGCGGCCTGGTGTTCACCGCGACGGCGCCGATTGCCGAGGAACTCGCCGGGCGGCTCCTGGTCGCCGGGTATGCTGCGGAAGCGATCGTACCCGGACTGACCGCCGCCGCGCGGGAGCGGGCGCTCAAGAAGTTTCGCGCGGGGGATGTGCTCTTCCTGGTGGGAACCGAATCCGGATTTCGCGGCGTCGAGACCGAGGGGGCCGACGTGCTGGTGCACCACGGCTGGCCAGCCGACGACGGAGTGCTGCCGGAACGCCACACCCGGCTCCGGGCGGGCGGTCAGGCCTTTGCACTGGTCAGTGGACGGGAACTCATTCGCGCTCGGGCCTACAGCCGCCGTGGGTCTCCCGCCCGGATGGGGCGTCTGCCCGTGCTCGCCGAAATCCCGGAACTGCGGCTCCAGACGAGCCTGTCGCGGATTCGCGAGGCGCTCGAGGTGCGCAATCCGGCGGCCTGCCGGACGATTGTGGACCTCTTGATCGCCGATGGATTCGATCCGGCGGTGGTTGCCGGAGCCGCCATCCGCCTGCTGGGACCGCCTGCGCTGCCGCCGCAGGCCGTGCCCGCACCCCTGCCTGTACCCGCACCCGCACCCGCGACGGCCACGGCAGAGCCGGTCGCCCGGGGGGAGGTATCCGCAGATGTGTCGGCGGACCCCGCCGCCTACGAGGGAGTGCCGATGGACGAGGGGACGGATTGGTCTCCGGGGATTTCGGACGCTCCTCCCGGAGATGGCGCCGGCAATGGCGCTGGTGATGGTGCCGGCGATGGTTCGGGAGAGGTCTCTCCGGATGAGGGATACGAATATTCGGGGGGAGCCTATTCGGCGGATCAGGGGTACGTCATCACGGATAATGTCTCCGAGGACGGCGTTGTGTACCCGCCCGGTGCCAATTTTGGAGATGAGGGCGGCTCGGATTACGGCTTCAGTGGTGGTGGTGGGGGCGGGGAACGACGACGTGGACCGCGTCGCGAGCGTGAACGCGGGGGGCGCGCACGGGGACGTGGTGGTGAGGGCGGCGGGGCCATGAGTCCGGGGATGAAGCGGCTCTGGCTCAATGTGGGGCGCATGGACCGCATCCAGCCCAAGGACATTGTGGGATGCATCCTCGGGGAAAGCGGCGTTCCCCCGGTGTCCGTGGGACGCGTCCAGTTGTTCGAACGGCACTCGCTTGTGGATGTGTCGCTGTCGTTCGAATCCCAGATTCTGGAGGCGTTGAACCGCGCCGTGGTTCGGGGTCGGAAGCTCAAGGCCAAGATCGCCGCCTATTGA
- the rplS gene encoding 50S ribosomal protein L19 gives MNKAALFDKIESEQFRKEPLKFNVGDSVRVHTRVVEGDKERIQVFAGVVIGIRARGLNQTFTVRRISYGEGVERIFPTHSPRIEKVEVERQGKVRRAKLTYLRQRIGKGAMAVKDKDLHGAGASK, from the coding sequence ATGAACAAAGCCGCACTGTTTGACAAGATCGAGTCCGAGCAGTTCCGCAAGGAACCGCTCAAGTTCAACGTGGGAGACAGCGTCCGCGTCCACACCCGCGTGGTGGAGGGCGACAAGGAGCGGATTCAGGTCTTCGCCGGCGTGGTCATCGGCATCCGCGCCCGCGGCCTCAACCAGACGTTCACCGTCCGCCGCATCAGCTACGGCGAGGGGGTGGAGCGGATTTTCCCGACCCATTCGCCCCGGATCGAAAAGGTGGAGGTGGAGCGTCAGGGCAAGGTGCGCCGCGCCAAATTGACCTACCTGCGCCAGCGCATTGGCAAGGGCGCCATGGCGGTCAAGGACAAGGATCTGCACGGCGCCGGCGCCTCCAAGTAG
- the trmD gene encoding tRNA (guanosine(37)-N1)-methyltransferase TrmD, whose amino-acid sequence MKIEVLTLFPAMFAGPLDESIVRRARTAGILDLRIHDLRAWTHDRHRTVDDTPYGGGPGMVLKPEPIFEAVEALRGASGSELRVILTGPCGRPFTQAVARELAALPGFLLVCGSYEGYDERVREHLADDELSIGDYVLTNGNLPAMVIVDAVTRLLPGALGDDASSLDESFSHGLLEYPQYTRPAEFRGWPVPSVLQSGNHAAIERWRRAQAVRRTALRRPDLWEQFRWARPAITD is encoded by the coding sequence ATGAAGATCGAAGTCCTGACCCTGTTTCCCGCGATGTTCGCGGGCCCATTGGACGAAAGCATCGTCCGGAGGGCACGGACCGCGGGGATCCTCGACCTGAGGATTCATGATTTGAGGGCGTGGACGCACGACCGTCACCGGACGGTGGACGACACGCCCTACGGTGGCGGGCCGGGAATGGTCCTGAAACCGGAGCCGATCTTTGAAGCCGTCGAGGCCCTCCGGGGCGCGAGCGGGTCCGAGCTGAGGGTGATCCTCACCGGACCCTGCGGACGCCCCTTCACCCAGGCCGTGGCTCGTGAACTCGCCGCCCTGCCGGGGTTCCTGCTGGTGTGCGGCAGTTACGAAGGGTACGATGAACGGGTTCGCGAACACCTTGCGGACGACGAACTCAGCATCGGCGACTACGTGCTCACGAACGGCAATCTGCCGGCCATGGTGATCGTGGACGCCGTGACCCGGCTTCTGCCCGGTGCGCTGGGGGATGACGCCAGCAGTCTGGACGAATCCTTCAGCCATGGGTTGCTCGAGTATCCGCAGTACACCCGGCCCGCCGAGTTCCGCGGCTGGCCGGTGCCGTCCGTATTGCAGTCTGGAAACCATGCCGCCATCGAGCGATGGCGGCGGGCCCAGGCCGTCCGGCGCACCGCCCTGCGGCGCCCGGACCTTTGGGAACAATTCCGGTGGGCTCGTCCCGCCATCACTGATTGA
- a CDS encoding DNA/pantothenate metabolism flavoprotein domain protein, which translates to MRCIVTAGPTWEPLDQVRRLTNFSTGSLGGRLANALALAGHDVRLLLSETATWRAPLWAVSVAPFSTGASLAEALRQWSGPDPTAVFHAAAVGDFAVRRLSTSLPDGTLQPATCGKVDTRGGVLVAELEPTPKILGQLRSWFPNARITGWKYEADGTRADAVARGEAQMAEARTDACVVNGPACGTDFVWLRRDAETRILTTRDTLLDALVASV; encoded by the coding sequence ATGCGCTGCATCGTCACCGCGGGCCCCACCTGGGAGCCGCTCGACCAGGTGCGGCGGCTCACCAACTTCTCCACCGGATCCCTGGGAGGCCGCCTCGCCAACGCACTGGCCCTCGCCGGGCACGACGTGCGCCTGCTGCTCTCGGAAACCGCCACATGGCGCGCCCCTCTCTGGGCGGTTTCCGTCGCCCCGTTCAGCACCGGGGCGTCCCTGGCGGAGGCGCTGCGTCAATGGTCGGGTCCGGATCCCACCGCGGTGTTTCATGCAGCCGCCGTCGGCGATTTCGCCGTCCGCCGCCTCTCGACGTCGCTCCCCGATGGCACCCTGCAACCGGCGACCTGCGGCAAGGTGGACACCCGTGGCGGCGTGCTCGTCGCGGAACTCGAGCCCACCCCGAAGATCCTTGGGCAGCTCCGATCCTGGTTTCCCAACGCCCGGATCACGGGCTGGAAGTATGAGGCGGACGGAACCCGTGCGGACGCCGTGGCCCGCGGCGAGGCACAAATGGCGGAGGCGCGCACCGACGCCTGCGTCGTCAATGGTCCCGCTTGTGGCACCGACTTTGTCTGGCTGCGGCGTGATGCCGAAACCCGGATCCTGACCACCCGCGACACCTTGCTGGACGCGCTGGTTGCCTCTGTCTGA